The region AATAGGATACATAtctgttattgaaaataaagtcccaacacaattatttttttttcgacaagaGGGCCGAAAATCCGACAATATCGGAAAAATCCGCAATAGTGAAAGCGCTGGTTCGGATAATCCTCTCAGTACTATCTAAATAAAACACTGAATTATATCTTCTTGCTTACTTTCCGTACTCTACATTTTTAAAGCAACTGTGGTTAATTtcgcctatttttatttttgtttcactttTAGTACTTCATTTTTGCTTGTCTTCTCGTTTAGATatatttcaagttttgtttCGAGTCTTTTGTTGTGAAACGATCTTAGTGGTCTAtagtcaaacaataaaaaactacgTTTTTTTTGGTGAAAGGATGGTGGGATTGAATTCCCCTgccctggcacgtacgcaggaatgtGTTTCGCTGGTCCTTCAAATTCCTTGTTCTGTAAGATATATCAGAAAAATATGTAACACAAATTTGGAgatttcgagggggggggggaggctggaCCCcaccccctgcgtacgtgccagcccATTTCCCCTGCTCACCATTTTGGAATTGTGTTTCATCTGTTACTGATTACTATATTGCTGTATATTACTATATTACTTTTACTATAAAAATACTGATTTGCTGATTGCCGTACCAAAGCACGGTATTATAAGGCAAGCACGGTAGAAAAATGTGATTGTTTACTTCACATaaattatttacctttttaggCGCAGAATTCTCACCGTACTCTAGAAGAAGcacaacttcaaaaaagaagGACAATGTCATTAGAAGTTGGAAATGGTAGTTGGATGTTATTTAAGAGAGAAGATGAGACTCAGCGACATCCAATGTGGTCCCAATGGCTGACAAAATAGGATACAAGGTAATAGCCATtaatttggaaaacaaatttgcattatttcttTGGTAACGGTTGAGGAATATTGGGTCTCTTGGATAGAAGCAGGGGTATGAAATTTTTGGAAACTTGATTGAATgctgaaactaaattaaatatggTTGTCTGGCAattatctatttcttttttagcatATTATTTGCAGTTGTTAGCATCGTTCTGTGCTATTCTCTTTCTAAGGAGTCTTTTTCTTTTGGAGTTATACTAGGGATTAGGGAGAGGCTACCAATTTTCGTGTCACGGGTGtttaacaaatatttcttaCTTAGAATTTTGTACTTAGAACATTTTTCTTACTTAAAGACTGAGGACAAATTTGTACAATCTATTCTTGAGTTAAATCCTAATATCGGAAAAAGGGTGAAGTCGCCGTTTATCCTTGAGTTAACTGGCGCTATTTGATTTCCAGACCCTTCTCGCTAATGAATGCAAGTCTCAAAAGCCgcccattaaaactaaaatgtaaaacaactaGTATAATAGTTCTTTGGAATTTGCAATTACTAGCGTGATCGTTTATGTTAACTCGTTCTTTGTCTTTCAATcaggaaaattatatatataatacaagaaatttctttttcctgaTAGAAGTTTAAATGAGAATTATAAAAAGGGGAATTTAAAGGAGGCATAAGCTAAATTGGTATATTAgtgacaattttaaaatttgattacgTGTTTGTTCATCTATAGATAGTCGATCAGTTAGAGCAGAATAATGTAACTTTGCTTAcgcttcaaattttcaattgtttaaaatttcttctttaactaaaaagaagatataAGCAAATGCAAACgttaagataaaatttattttagatataATTCACAAGCTTGGATGAGCCGAATTTTTATTCagaagtaaaaccaaaaccagAACAACATATAAAAGGCTTATAAACGCTTCCATATGTAAAACAGGCAAGGGAATGCAACgtcatttaataaaaacaatcaataaaaagttTGAGAACACCTATTTAAATTTTAGGTCATATTATATGGGGCAAATAATTTCtttcatgaaaaagaaaagactgTAAACTTGAAAATGGGTCAGGGGTACAAGCGTAAAAAGGAGGAatctttttttgataattttctccATGGCAAAAGGGACACTTCTTTTCGTATCTTGAAGTCAAGCAGCTTATCTTAAAGTCAAGCAGCATATCTTGAGGTGAAGAGGCTattctttgaataaaattaatttgattggCTTCCTTTGAAATTTGTTGGTGCCCAACTGGAGAAGCATATTCAAGATACAGATGGACAAAGGAGTATCTCTAGTGAATGAAtatgttttattcaaaattaataagcaaCTAGACTACAGAAAATAGTCCTTATGCACTTGATAACTCTCCCAACTCCTTAAGCCCCATATAGCTTATCATTTAATATAACTTCCATCCATTCTTTCCTCATATACCACACCCAAAAATTTCCTTCCTCTGTCGAATGAATTCCTTACAAACAAACATTTAATTATTCTACGAAAttccttcttttattttcttacattCGGTTCACTATTTAGTGCTTCTTCTTCAATCCTTTTATTTCCTGCCacagaagaaagaaaatcaatggcAATCAGTGTAAGATGTTTTAAGCTCGTTTCTTTTAGCAGtatgttgtttatttttctacatttgttgtttgtttaacCGCCACTTTGCCTTCCTTACACAAATGACAATATAATTTCGTAGTTATATCGGAGGTGCCTCTCGACATACATCTAAATTTTCATGTTGAAAGACACCGGAGATGCTGTTCTTCACAAATTCCAAGCCTTATGTTTGTAAGAGTATCTGCATTGTGCTTGTCCTTTCTTTGCTGCATGTTGACTGTCAGCTTATCATACTGAAATTCTTGCTATAGATTAAACGATCCCATGGATTCAAGTCTATTTTGGATCTCTAGACGAGTAAGAGGAATGAAAGGTGGATTTACTGACACGGGccttaattgaagaaaatatcCAAAGAGAACAAAGTTGGAATTTCCCATTGGGAAACTATTAGATTTAATCACGTCCATTGCAAATGAATATACATCAGAATCAGAGACGAAACCTTGCTTATTTCATctataatgaatttttttttcgtccaaGTTTTTCTCTTAATTATCAGCAATCGTTTGATGGATAACGATGCATACTTTGCAGTTCTCTGCTAGTCAACTGGCACACTTAAACACCGATGAATGGTAACACCCTTTATGCTATGAGCGGCAATCCAGTTGGGGCCATAACAAANNNNNNNNNNNNNNNNNNNNNNNNNNNNNNNNNNNNNNNNNNNNNNNNNNNNNNNNNNNNNNNNNNNNNNNNNNNNNNNNNNNNNNNNNNNNNNNNNNNNatatgtcacttggttaataccaagtgccataaaaatgtatATCTACAAAATGCATGTTTtgcagaaaatttattttctgggTTTTGCCACACGTTTCACTTTGTATGCATCATTCGTCGTAAACAGCTAGCCTATAtgaaatattttccattttagaaatatgataaaataaagatttcGGAGAATCTTAAATTATGATATGGTTCGAGACGGCACATTcttggacaatttttttttatctaacaaAATCCTTGAAAATACATCCTCAACCGGGCGTTTTCACGTATTTTCGTAGATGAAGTGGTTGAACATATCTTGGAGGCCATCATGCATAATTTTGCGGGGAATGCTTGGGCTGGTTTCCTCCTCCAGAGAGTTTTAACGATTTTATCAATTTTCTATAGCTTTCACGACTTTTATTGTTTCAGGATTTTTAAAGTACTtcactctaaaaaaaaagcccGCGTACAAGCTTGCTCCAAAGAAGGCTTCCCTGATATTCAGGGAAGTTATTCAAAGGATCCCTAATATTCAATGGAGCATTGCTTCTAAGATATTCTACCCTGGCTACATGTATGACGATGAATAAAGCACTGAATTTGATTGTAGCACTTACAATAGATCGAAGTTTATGCTTGACACATAATTTGAAACAATTGTGATAGCAACTCATCAATGTCTCATCGTCTTTGTCCATTGGGCCAACAGTATGGATAATATCTAGAGGAAAAAACTTTGCATTAGGAGAAGATTGtcaagagacaaaaaaaaaatagtataaagtttgaaaaagaaaaataacaaaaggtttTGTCAATTGCAAATGAAGAGAACCAACATAGGAAAAGGATACACAGgattctattctattcttcTCCTCATTTTCTCAAGCTTACGGTGTTACGCTCGGTCAGACGGTGCTCAAGCTCTTGTTAAGCTAGTCTTTCCTGaacttaattataaaaatattttccaaaaagaatttcttttaagaaaattaaagtcaCATTAATACCTaagacaacaaaaacaaaagaataaaaaacagtCATATAATAACTCAAAATTTAAAGGAACATAAGTTACTATCAATGAATAAGTAAAACTATAAGCAAACACAATGTATAATTAcatcaaacataaaagaaaatagatagACCTACTGCTGTAGATGGAAAATCAATACTAGAACGAACAGGATTCAAAACGCATGCTCagctcaaaattaaaataaaaagaaattaccacaaacaggagtagAGCCACCACCCACTAAACCTTCTAACGGCCAGAGCGTCATTTGCGCATTCCAGGAATCAGTTTCTATTTcgggctgttttttttttctcatcatCAACCCCAACAAAAACATTAGGGCAAAAATTATCGAAGACTAATCAAGATTTACAATAAAGCGGTGCCGCCTCTCCCTCCCTTCCTCCTTCCCTTTCAAATCCTTTAAACAGATTGAGACTCTACTATGTTCCATTGAAAATGATATGCATTTTCagcattttggttttgttttacataacaccagagaaaaaaaaatcctcataaCAATCAAGATTACTGGAAAGAACTAACAAGAGTAGACggattatttaatatatactgaTATTGAGAGCTGGGAAGTCTCAGCAAATTTTCAGTGTTTAATgttataaatataagaaaatatttaaataaatctgCTTTGAGTAAAGCGTAAATGACACTCCGGCCTTTACAATTTTAGGGTGTGGTAGTCCTACTCCTGTTTGTGgttatttcttttcgttttaggatttttttatttgtctataaCAGTACCTGAtatctttatgtttgatgtCATTCATGATTCATTTTTGATATTCACATGATACACATTTTGATACAcatgtttgatatttatttgcTGTTATATCattaatcttaatttttgttcatcttgGGTTTCAATTATTTACTGATAGTAATTTCTTGCCGTTTTGAATTTTAGTTATTATACGACGTCATTTTTACGCGTCTTAGTTTTAATttgactctttacttttcattaaaaaagcattttttgaaaaaaagtttttggaatcagtttcaactcattttaattgaaatattgttggctataattaaaatatttgcaaactttattcaatttttccgcttaagaattaaaaaaattgattaggcTTAAattctgaatgaaatttgaatattgtGTCATAATTTTCAACTATCAGTAGTTTTGTACAatacatttttaattataatttcacTAAAGACCAACGGGTGGATGAGACAGGGGATTATTTTACGATCTGAAAATCTGTATACTTTTGGTCCTTTATAGGGCTGAAACCATCCAAACGCACACCCCGTGGAAACCTTAGGTACGTATACGTATGTATTTCCAATCcgaattttatttaaagaatcTTTTACTGTTATACTTTGTTGCAActgtttgcttgtttgttaaATGCATGTTACTGACCTTTATGTATAATgacctttatattttttttttgaattaaaaaaaagggaatagttatgagaaaagtcaaagtcatggccaattgtagaaaaaagccatgACAGATtatccaattaagtgggcatcccagtcaaggttaatttaaCTGGTTCTGTTTTTGTCTCTCAAAAAAGGACGTCAAGAATCACGACGACTATATTCGTTTCCTTAATAGTTTGTCTTAATTGAACCTCCTTGGTGCTGAATTTTTTAAAGCAGATTAGCGTaatgaaaattcgattttttttccctAAAAATCGATTTAATGTACATTGTCTTtccagatttttgtttttatcaagaTCCCCTTGGTCCATTCTACTTACCCTGACAGCTTCATATTGATTTGGGCAAAACAAGCCTAGCATACATGCCAATTAAGTTGCTAGCCGATCGGGGACAAAACGAACTTGggtctttttttgggggggggaggggaatgaATCAATACATGATTGTATTACATGAATGGAATAATTCTAggaaataatttgtgaagttgctctTAGGGAAGAAAGCCAGGAATTCAACTacaaataatagtaaaaaagcattatgtttaatagagaagaGAAGGGATTTGTACAAgtattatctgagtgataggtcataTGAAAACAAGCAGAATGTAAGGacagtggagaaagcattaaaatataaattaaggaagtgtgaagtggaggccatggattaaattgccgaggatctggaagatgcagctagacggctaataataaaatattgtccAGGCATGTTAACACATTGAGAGAAAAGTCAATCCGAAATTGCCCCAGTTAAATACAGGAACGTGGCcataattagtgataaggaaagagttaaagagagatgggcagaacattttgagaatgtgccaAGCCGAGATAGAtgtacaggaaaagatatagaagaaaatgaaaaagtttgtgataccctAGATATgaagcaagattttttttttttttttttgaagaattagtgacagtaataaaaggattaaaaataataagaaccCAGGAGCTGATTGTgaggtaaatgagtttcttaaatatggtgactCTGTGGTTAgaaaataagttactgaagattatgaatatgatttttgaaacaggGGAAGTAACAgagcaattttagaaaaaacctTACTTAAACTACTGTACaagaaagatgataagagtgagtgtggtaattattgaGGATTTAGTCTGGTATCTACAGGTAGCACATAACTTactaatatgatactttttagactaatagatgctgtagacaaacttataagagaagaatagtgcggttttagaaagcGTAGAAGATGTGTCGACCAANNNNNNNNNNNNNNNNNNNNNNNNNNNNNNNNNNNNNNNNNNNNNNNNNNNNNNNNNNNNNNNNNNNNNNNNNNNNNNNNNNNNNNNNNNNNNNNNNNNNAACTAAAAGATATGTTCAAGTGTGTTGTTGAATATTAATGGACTTAGTTATAAGCCCTGCTTCACCCGATTCTTCATAGGAATAGGACTGGTTACATCATCCCGAGAAaggaacggaaataaaaaggaatttgaaaatgtagaaaaaaagacacacaaGAAAAGTTCCCAATTAAATcctaataaaacaaaagcttCTGGTAgcacttaccccccccccctgggatACTTCCTGTTGGTGTTAATGTACCTCACCCTGTATACATGTCCTTTAAGTTAGAAATATAtcagggacaaaaaaaaatatgatcatTTCAAGTACCTTGAACCAAAGCAGCCAAAATTAGTTTCATGTTGGTTTTCTACACAAGCTTCCACCTGGCCAGGAGACTCATCAGGCCCTGTTCCTAAGCTTCTAATCTTTTAGTCTAGAATGGTCAAAAACATTCTAAGTAGCTGGGCtgaacaaaattattgtttAGTATACAAAATTACTGAATCTTAGTTGATCGAACAGAAAGTATTGGGCCCATTTTCAGACAGAACaattctttttctagttttttttttctgtgcatAAGGACTTCCTTGACTTACAGATATTAGCTTACCGAAAAAAGTTCAAGCTTTAAGGATGAAACTGTCGGTCCTATTTCGAACAAGCCAATATTTAGGACACGAAGATGTTTTGTCATTCTTATTCCTTCCCCTAACATAATATATTAGGATCCATTTCCCTCCCCAAACgctttctgaaagtttcaatttgccCTCTTCAccctttatccccccccccgttaTTTCCAAGATGTTAATGATACTCCATTTAAATAGCCTGGGTGATTATAATATCTGTTGATTTATCTCACTACCTCATCGTAGATATAATAATTCCACTGGGTCCAAAAGTGCTAAACATTTTAGAAAGACATTTTGGCCCCCACATTCCCTCCTtcgtaaaacaaaatatgaaacaatTCGTCTCCCAATCCCCAGCAATCCTAAGTTTCAGCTCAATCCCTACCTGTTATTCCCTAGATATTGTATATATACCATTTTGACAAATTGGATACATGGTCTCCGTCAATTTACCTCTTTCTCCTCCCGCAAGTTAAAATTCTAGGTCAACTTGGCACCTCAgcacctttttgaaaatttcaccggGATCACCCGCGCTGCTCCTTAGACAAGGACAATATCCTATTTTGATAATCTGGGAACACCTTTCAGTCTAGTTCGCTACTTCACTGGGAAAAGATTTTGGTCTAACAAGAGatgaaaaatttacatttttcttctcatacccccccccctccccgttCAAGATTCAAGAAACACTTGCCACCGTTCccaaaacttcttgaaaatctCAACATAATCCACGAAGCTTTTCCCAGATTATCGCAAATGCACTGTTTTGATCACTGGCAACACATTAGTGTCATTTGATTTACCTCTCTACTTAACCAGGAATAGATTATTATAGGTCCTATAGAAACTAACAATACAAAAACGTTTAAGTATTGACCCGATCCCCAATTAAAAACTTGAGGCCTACTTAATCTACCCCCTGAACCTCTTTGAGAGCTAACACAAGCACATCGGACAAATAAGACCAAACTTGGCTACGTCTTCTACTAAAAATTATCCATGAACGATGGGTAATATACATAATCTACTTCATTACCCCTTGGGCTGTGAGATTAATTTCGACTCATGAGGAACACAAACTAAACCTCACCTTAAATCACtggttttttgtaatttatcaTTGTCCAGTTACtgataatggggggggggattatccAAGCGGCTTTGCTTCaagaaaaatatggaaataaaagatccctccaaatatttttttttcctaatatCAGGAtctaaagagtcaaacttaaaaatctttggaaataccccccccccctctcctagGTCAATTTTTTTACGGTGGTGCATGATTAGATTTCGGAGAATTACAAGCaatagaaaatttactttttgctGGTAAATTGAAGCCTTTGGTGATGACAGCATTTCCAGGAAGACATCCTTGAGGATACAGTTTCTTTGTTTCGCTTAAAAGCTGTTGGGTTCCAGCCGCTTTATGGATAGCTCCGTCGACTGAAACGAAAAAGACGATGAATATTAGCAGggtaaattgaataaaaactgTAATGAAAAGCTATTATGACGCTGCAATCAAGTAAGTAGAAATAACccccaaaaattaaatgaaaaaaaatggaaaaaatgacaTCCTAAAACAGCcagaatattttcttatttaaaaaaggatagGTTACGAAAacacaaatatttatttctaatattttgtgcgaacaataataaatacgtaaataaactttaaaaatccaGTTATACAAGAAATAGCTAagtgggatgttgaactaaggcaaaagacactatgtgcattcatAAGCCTAATagacatatcagcaatatctcacgAATGACTTAgagtatttagttgaaactttcaaggaaagtTGACGGGGATACTGAACTATACCAAAAGTTTACCATATACATCCAGGTGGTCAAAAAGGCGCATCTACAATATCAAAGGAACGGTTAAGGttattagttttaaattctCATGGCACgttgaattaaataataaaaaaaataccctatATACATTCAAGTTCTCAAAAGAGTATATCTGCAATACCTCAGGAACGACTAAAtgcattaaactgaaatttttcgaaaatgttTAGGGGATGTTGAATATAATCAAAAGATATTATATGTccccaagttgtcaaaagggcgtactTGCGATATACTAAATAGGCTAAGGGTTTCctgttgaaaattttagagaaggttaataggaattttgaaataaatcaaaagacactatttgtATACAGGTTGTAAaaaaggcgtatctgcaatatctgaGGAATGGTTAAGGACATTAATGAGAAAATCTCAAGGCACGTTAAGGGAGattttgatgtaaataaaaagacattatgAGAATCTATGTTTTCAAAAGGAGCTATCTGCATCATCTTAgggaactactactactaacaaattacTGTAGCACTAAgtcgcttgaggccaacacacctacccacgctcttcctccattaCAACCTTTCCAAATCCTAACTCTTACAACCACCCAAAAAGTTCCAATTTACCTTAAATCCTTTAATAAGGTCTCCTCCCACCGCATTCTGGGATgacctattttttgtttgacCGTAGAAGGTTGGACAAAAACGAATCTTCAGCAATCTGAAAATTCTCCTCCTTCTCCCTGGTATCCCAAGTTTCATGACAATACTTGAGCGCAGTCATCAATGTTGCTTCCAATAAAACTGTGAAagaacaccctgagccttggctattctacttttaacatcttcactgtatccactatctttactaataatactaactaGGTAAGTTAAGCTAACCATTTAATCGATCTTCCCGTTaccaacatcacctcttcaccttcgGTTATTCCAAGTCTAAGCAGCTTAGTCTACTTAAGATacattttcaaacctattcttgcacccagAACCttcaaaacctgaaaaaaatgcaaaaattttcaactaggGTCACATTCCTTGGAACAAAATcgatcaaaataatccaaataaatGGATATAGAGAGCAAGCTTGTTCAACTCCTAACTCAATACGAAACCGGCTGCTAACTtaaattataacaataattgACCTTTATTAATAGAGAGCTATTACTGGCCCTTGAGTAACCAAGGAATtaacacacacctcgtattttttaCCCATTAAGCCGAAATATGGAGCTAATAGAATTCCCACTTTACTGTATCAGAGAGAGCATAAGAACAGTTTTCCCTAATAATGTTCGGAAGGTAGGGAGCGTAATATATacctttcaaacctttattagCCAGGCAAATCACAGTACATCCTCTTATATCATACCAAACTGAATTCCCTGGTATTTCACGTTGAGAAACATAAGATTACATAGAAACTCACCACCTCCACCTCCTCGTAGTGGTCTATTAGCAGCATTCACCACAGCATCAACTTTTAGCTTGGTTATATCACCTTTGATTAATGCCACTTTCTTCCCAAGTTCTTTTTCAGAACGAAAAATGTTAACGTCAGGAATGGATGGAACTAAAAGAAAGAGTTTATTAGATGTACCAATGGGCTATGAATTTGTTGACAAAATTAAGATGCTTTACAGCACACAGGCGCAGAAAACAATGATTAATACTATGAACGAGAATAATACTGTTGCGGTTAAAGTAGGAatggttagcagctggtttcgtattaaatcaggaattaaaCAGGGTTGGTCTTTATCCTActttatatgaatcatttttaTGCCCTTTGTCTAAAGGAGCACAGATTTCGTACTGAATCAGGAATTAAACAGAGTTGGTCTTAATCCcactttatatggatcatttttatgaactttgtcttaagggacacaagaaaggcaatgggaaaacacggaatcaaatgggaaggaaaaactttcctggacttagattatgttgatgatttaagcatcctagatgaagtGTGAGCAAAATCAATGAACTTTTGTAGGGTTTGCgtgttcagggtgctagaataggtttgaaattactattaaaaagactatgtcgctgaggctagaaataagtgaagatgaaaaggtgaagttgggtgacgaaaagattgatcaggtggagaGCTTGACTTACAttggtagcattattattaaagacggtgggagtagTGAAGATATCAAAAGTTTAATAACCAAGGCTCAGGGTactttttcacagttaaaacaagtttagaaaaataggaagataagtctgcaaaccaagattagaatattggaagctacagtgatgacagtagtccaacatggctctgaagtatgggcgccccgaaaagcggatgaagatttgctagctgttttccagagatattacctatggattgttctgggtacctggctgactgaccgtatttcaaacagtaggctgtacgaaaaatgtggctcaatcccgctatctaggactataatgaaaggaaagttgagatggctaggacacattctgcggaggaaggatgacagattgccaaagattgtccttttcggccaaccgtctagggctaaacggaaagcagtttgtctgcggttggggtgggaggatgtcacatagaaatatttaagggaaatgggaactccctgggagagtgtaaagagggaggctttgaatggattgggatggaggatgaGCCTCCGCAGCAGTATTGGCCTatggcggcttggtgctgcggtaagttgttagtagttgtagtaggtgCAACTGTATTTCAAGCAGGGGGCAGAGCCGGAAAAAAATACAGAGAAGAAACAGGAGGATTACATTACAAACAAGGAAAATGGAGATGAAACCCTTTAAAAATCTTCAGTTGTTCTGTTGCTTCAAGCACATTTTAAccacaaagaaaaatatcaataattttacaaaaacttattttacttTTGCGATGACATTGTCTATATAGCTTGTTCACATAAAATAAGACATCCGCAAAATTATTACCTGTACCCAGCCTCATATGGTAGTGTACTGAATTACCAGAATAATGGATCCTCTTTAGAAACATGGTAAATTTACATTGAACTTTCTGTCAGTTTCGGCCTTCTGCTCCTCCAACAAAAAGTCATTCAGGGGTGGATTCAGAGAAGGAGGCATcccaaaatttgtaaaattttcactCACGTTTATACGAGTCTGACAAACTTCGTCAAAATTCTAGTCTACGACAAGCCATCGTAAGATAGTTCTCAGATGAAcacagagcaaaaaaaaatcggtgCAAGCGCTAAATAAACCGCAGGTAAAAAAATTCCATGATTAACATGGGAATctttagcccctccccctcctctccTACAGCCTgttcgatgaaaaaaaaaatgttgtcatGATTCAACACCACAGAACTGCATAgtaaagattttccttttttaatccTAGCAGGCGCCCCTCCAAAATCCAACTGCATCCGCCCTAGCGTCAGTGCGTTAAAGCTAATTTCATTCTACCTGAATTCAATTAACAGGAAAGTCTCCAGAGCAATGTTAAGTTTAAATGTAAAAGCAAATCCCTATAGA is a window of Artemia franciscana chromosome 7, ASM3288406v1, whole genome shotgun sequence DNA encoding:
- the LOC136029708 gene encoding macro domain-containing protein lp_3408-like, with amino-acid sequence MTSTLTNLNTFAPCSLAVTSSKKRTANMVDTPMVLCGNAWKPLKSWAVYFQQNKEKILSNVPSIPDVNIFRSEKELGKKVALIKGDITKLKVDAVVNAANRPLRGGGGVDGAIHKAAGTQQLLSETKKLYPQGCLPGNAVITKGFNLPAKNIIHTVGPMDKDDETLMSCYHNCFKLCVKHKLRSINKEFEGPAKHIPASNNSPNGLRYMKLWYTLSQFKDCKLCFEIKSDL